In a single window of the Elaeis guineensis isolate ETL-2024a chromosome 8, EG11, whole genome shotgun sequence genome:
- the LOC105045160 gene encoding phosphatidylinositol-3-phosphatase SAC1 isoform X1: MAKAENPRQNPSALAKKPPPPSLLADQDLDPNSCSLEKFRLFETRARFYLIGSDRGKRFFRVLKIDRSEPSDLNISEDPVVYSPQEVKNLLQRISEGNRATGGLSFFGKVYGIAGCIKFLESYYLILVTKRRQIGSICGHAIYSIDDSQLITIPHSSIQSDVAHSKTELRYKKLLSSVDLTKDFFYSYTYPIMQSLQKNTLALGGEKMPYENMFVWNAFLTQAIRSRCSNTLWTIALVHGHFKQVKLSIFGREFSVALVSRRSRHFAGTRYLKRGVNDRGRVANDVETEQIVLDEEAGSCRGKMSSVVQMRGSIPLFWSQEASRFSPKPDIILQRYDPTYQATKLHFEDLAKRYGNPIIVLNLIKTVEKRPREMMLRREFANAVGYLNQILPEESQLKFIHWDFHKFAKSKSANVLAVLGAVASEALDLTGFYYSGKPIIFKRRATQLSRTSTGSVFINVLYRDSSLSDVRANSGDLSRMPSTFETTNPTANQDRKKELNHHSIGDGARFQSGVLRTNCIDCLDRTNVAQYAYGLAALGRQLQAMGLTDIPKVDPDSSIAAALMDMYQSMGDALAQQYGGSAAHNTVFPERQGKWKATTQSREFLKSIKRYYSNTYTDGEKQDAINLFLGYFQPHEGKPALWELDSDYHLHVSGIGDEPVLDTDKSSSLDTNPMEGPGTTLAPIAACKQDFSRMKLTSFDKLIERTCSLIKNVRLCSESDLKASGNAANPGMAPDAAEIQLKSPNWLFGQRKYEESVPAKKVTVRENANGAPQDELCSSGYGELNWLSYAGDVCEEDIFKRYLALTSVDETNSWYGGTLIYDQDENCEVYKHYAELCQGPVMDPFEHDPEKEKHYADALRMGLDSADDALIEAEMEAALKEYDQIGADLGIASSCKALAEDPNRLTRWIIGEEKVLGWKK; the protein is encoded by the exons ATGGCGAAAGCCGAGAATCCCAGGCAAAACCCCTCTGCCCTCGCGAAGAAGCCACCTCCGCCTTCTCTCCTCGCCGACCAAGACTTGGATCCCAACTCCTGCTCCCTCGAGAAGTTCCGTCTCTTCGAGACCCGCGCC AGATTTTACCTAATTGGGAGCGATCGGGGGAAGCGGTTCTTCCGGGTGCTCAAAATCGACCGCTCCGAGCCCTCCGATCTCAACATCAGCGAGGACCCCGTGGTGTACTCGCCGCAGGAGGTAAAGAACCTCCTCCAGCGGATAAGCGAGGGTAATCGGGCCACAGGCGGTCTCTCTTTCTTCGGGAAGGTCTATGGCATTGCAG GTTGCATAAAGTTTTTGGAGTCTTACTATCTGATTCTGGTTACAAAGCGTCGGCAGATTGGGTCTATATGTGGACATGCGATTTATAGCATTGATGATAGTCAACTGATCACCATTCCCCATTCATCGATACAGTCTGATGTCGCCCATTCCAAAACAGAGCTTCG GTACAAGAAGCTTTTGTCTAGTGTTGATCTCACAAAGGATTTCTTCTATAGTTACACGTATCCCATCATGCAAAGCTTACAGAAAAATACCCTTGCATTGGGTGGGGAGAAGATGCCATATGAGAACATGTTTGTGTGGAATGCATTTCTGACACAAGCTATACGATCAAGGTGCAGTAATACCCTCTGGACTATAGCCTTGGTCCATGGGCACTTCAAGCAG GTCAAGCTATCAATTTTTGGGCGAGAATTTAGTGTTGCCCTTGTATCTAGACGGTCTCGTCATTTTGCAGGGACACG GTATTTGAAAAGAGGAGTTAACGATCGTGGCAGAGTTGCAAATGATGTAGAAACTGAACAAATAGTCCTTGATGAAGAAGCTGGGTCATGCAGGGGAAAAATGAGTTCAGTTGTGCAGATGCGAGGTTCAATCCCCCTTTTCTGGTCTCAGGAGGCTTCAAGATTTAGTCCTAAACCTGATATTATCT TACAGAGATATGATCCGACATACCAAGCAACCAAGTTGCATTTTGAAGACCTGGCTAAGAGATATGGAAATCCAATTATTGTACTCAATCTAATAAAG actgTTGAAAAAAGGCCTCGAGAAATGATGCTACGGCGGGAGTTTGCTAATGCAGTTGGATATCTTAACCAGATTCTACCAGAAGAAAGCCAGCTGAAATTTATTCACTGGGACTTTCATAAATTTGCAAAAAG CAAGTCTGCCAATGTTTTGGCTGTTCTAGGTGCAGTGGCAAGTGAAGCACTTGATTTGACTGGTTTCTATTATAGTGGGAAACCAATCATCTTTAAAAGAAGAGCAACTCAGCTTAGTCGAACTAGCACAGGAAG TGTGTTTATCAATGTTCTTTACAGGGATAGTTCCCTTAGTGATGTCAGAGCTAATTCAGGAGATCTTTCAAGGATGCCTAGTACTTTTGAAACTACAAACCCTACGGCTAATCAGGATAGAAAGAAAGAGTTAAATCATCATTCAATAGGTGATGGAGCTCGTTTCCAAAGTGGAGTTCTGCGCACGAACTGCATTGATTGCTTGGACCGTACAAATGTTGCCCAGTATGCTTATGGCCTAGCAGCCTTAGGTCGCCAACTCCAGGCAATGGGACTTACAGACATTCCTAAAGTGGATCCAGATAGCAGCATTGCTGCAGCCCTTATGGATATGTACCAGAGTATGGGTGATGCACTTGCTCAGCAATATGGTGGCTCTGCAGCACATAATACT GTTTTCCCTGAGAGGCAAGGCAAGTGGAAGGCTACTACACAGTCTCGCGAGTTtctgaaatccatcaagagatacTACAGCAATACCTACACAGATGGTGAAAAGCAAGACGCGATAAACCT ATTTTTAGGTTACTTTCAACCACATGAGGGAAAACCAGCTCTTTGGGAGTTGGACTCAGATTATCATCTTCATGTTTCAGGGATTGGTGATGAACCAGTTCTTGATACAGATAAAAG TTCATCACTTGATACAAACCCCATGGAAGGACCTGGAACTACTCTTGCACCAATTGCAGCATGCAAACAAGACTTCTCTCGGATGAAACTGACTTCATTTGATAAATTGATAGAGAGAACTTGTAGTTTAATAAAGAATGTGAGGCTTTGCAGTGAATCTGATCTGAAAGCAAGCGGCAATGCAGCAAATCCTGGAATGGCACCAGATGCAGC TGAAATACAGCTTAAAAGCCCAAATTGGTTGTTTGGTCAAAGAAAGTATGAAGAAAGCGTACCTGCCAAAAAAGTTACTGTAAGAGAAAATGCAAATGGGGCACCCCAGGATGAGTTATGTTCTTCTGGTTATGGTGAATTAAATTGGCTTTCTTATGCTGGTGACGTGTGCGAGGAGGATATCTTCAAAAG GTATCTAGCATTGACATCTGTTGACGAAACCAACAGTTGGTATGGCGGGACATTGATTTATGATCAAGATGAAAACTGCGAGGTTTACAAGCATTATGCTGAACTTTGTCAG GGCCCGGTCATGGATCCCTTTGAGCATGACCCTGAGAAAGAGAAGCACTATGCTGATGCTTTGCGGATGGGGCTGGACAGTGCAGACGATGCGCTAATAGAAGCCGAGATGGAAGCTGCTCTGAAGGAGTATGACCAGATAGGAGCTGACCTTGGTATTGcctcctcatgcaaagcccttgcCGAGGATCCAAACCGGTTGACTAGATGGATCATTGGGGAAGAGAAGGTGCTGGGGTGGAAGAA GTGA
- the LOC105045160 gene encoding phosphatidylinositol-3-phosphatase SAC1 isoform X2: MAKAENPRQNPSALAKKPPPPSLLADQDLDPNSCSLEKFRLFETRARFYLIGSDRGKRFFRVLKIDRSEPSDLNISEDPVVYSPQEVKNLLQRISEGNRATGGLSFFGKVYGIAGCIKFLESYYLILVTKRRQIGSICGHAIYSIDDSQLITIPHSSIQSDVAHSKTELRYKKLLSSVDLTKDFFYSYTYPIMQSLQKNTLALGGEKMPYENMFVWNAFLTQAIRSRCSNTLWTIALVHGHFKQVKLSIFGREFSVALVSRRSRHFAGTRYLKRGVNDRGRVANDVETEQIVLDEEAGSCRGKMSSVVQMRGSIPLFWSQEASRFSPKPDIILQRYDPTYQATKLHFEDLAKRYGNPIIVLNLIKTVEKRPREMMLRREFANAVGYLNQILPEESQLKFIHWDFHKFAKSKSANVLAVLGAVASEALDLTGFYYSGKPIIFKRRATQLSRTSTGRDSSLSDVRANSGDLSRMPSTFETTNPTANQDRKKELNHHSIGDGARFQSGVLRTNCIDCLDRTNVAQYAYGLAALGRQLQAMGLTDIPKVDPDSSIAAALMDMYQSMGDALAQQYGGSAAHNTVFPERQGKWKATTQSREFLKSIKRYYSNTYTDGEKQDAINLFLGYFQPHEGKPALWELDSDYHLHVSGIGDEPVLDTDKSSSLDTNPMEGPGTTLAPIAACKQDFSRMKLTSFDKLIERTCSLIKNVRLCSESDLKASGNAANPGMAPDAAEIQLKSPNWLFGQRKYEESVPAKKVTVRENANGAPQDELCSSGYGELNWLSYAGDVCEEDIFKRYLALTSVDETNSWYGGTLIYDQDENCEVYKHYAELCQGPVMDPFEHDPEKEKHYADALRMGLDSADDALIEAEMEAALKEYDQIGADLGIASSCKALAEDPNRLTRWIIGEEKVLGWKK, encoded by the exons ATGGCGAAAGCCGAGAATCCCAGGCAAAACCCCTCTGCCCTCGCGAAGAAGCCACCTCCGCCTTCTCTCCTCGCCGACCAAGACTTGGATCCCAACTCCTGCTCCCTCGAGAAGTTCCGTCTCTTCGAGACCCGCGCC AGATTTTACCTAATTGGGAGCGATCGGGGGAAGCGGTTCTTCCGGGTGCTCAAAATCGACCGCTCCGAGCCCTCCGATCTCAACATCAGCGAGGACCCCGTGGTGTACTCGCCGCAGGAGGTAAAGAACCTCCTCCAGCGGATAAGCGAGGGTAATCGGGCCACAGGCGGTCTCTCTTTCTTCGGGAAGGTCTATGGCATTGCAG GTTGCATAAAGTTTTTGGAGTCTTACTATCTGATTCTGGTTACAAAGCGTCGGCAGATTGGGTCTATATGTGGACATGCGATTTATAGCATTGATGATAGTCAACTGATCACCATTCCCCATTCATCGATACAGTCTGATGTCGCCCATTCCAAAACAGAGCTTCG GTACAAGAAGCTTTTGTCTAGTGTTGATCTCACAAAGGATTTCTTCTATAGTTACACGTATCCCATCATGCAAAGCTTACAGAAAAATACCCTTGCATTGGGTGGGGAGAAGATGCCATATGAGAACATGTTTGTGTGGAATGCATTTCTGACACAAGCTATACGATCAAGGTGCAGTAATACCCTCTGGACTATAGCCTTGGTCCATGGGCACTTCAAGCAG GTCAAGCTATCAATTTTTGGGCGAGAATTTAGTGTTGCCCTTGTATCTAGACGGTCTCGTCATTTTGCAGGGACACG GTATTTGAAAAGAGGAGTTAACGATCGTGGCAGAGTTGCAAATGATGTAGAAACTGAACAAATAGTCCTTGATGAAGAAGCTGGGTCATGCAGGGGAAAAATGAGTTCAGTTGTGCAGATGCGAGGTTCAATCCCCCTTTTCTGGTCTCAGGAGGCTTCAAGATTTAGTCCTAAACCTGATATTATCT TACAGAGATATGATCCGACATACCAAGCAACCAAGTTGCATTTTGAAGACCTGGCTAAGAGATATGGAAATCCAATTATTGTACTCAATCTAATAAAG actgTTGAAAAAAGGCCTCGAGAAATGATGCTACGGCGGGAGTTTGCTAATGCAGTTGGATATCTTAACCAGATTCTACCAGAAGAAAGCCAGCTGAAATTTATTCACTGGGACTTTCATAAATTTGCAAAAAG CAAGTCTGCCAATGTTTTGGCTGTTCTAGGTGCAGTGGCAAGTGAAGCACTTGATTTGACTGGTTTCTATTATAGTGGGAAACCAATCATCTTTAAAAGAAGAGCAACTCAGCTTAGTCGAACTAGCACAGGAAG GGATAGTTCCCTTAGTGATGTCAGAGCTAATTCAGGAGATCTTTCAAGGATGCCTAGTACTTTTGAAACTACAAACCCTACGGCTAATCAGGATAGAAAGAAAGAGTTAAATCATCATTCAATAGGTGATGGAGCTCGTTTCCAAAGTGGAGTTCTGCGCACGAACTGCATTGATTGCTTGGACCGTACAAATGTTGCCCAGTATGCTTATGGCCTAGCAGCCTTAGGTCGCCAACTCCAGGCAATGGGACTTACAGACATTCCTAAAGTGGATCCAGATAGCAGCATTGCTGCAGCCCTTATGGATATGTACCAGAGTATGGGTGATGCACTTGCTCAGCAATATGGTGGCTCTGCAGCACATAATACT GTTTTCCCTGAGAGGCAAGGCAAGTGGAAGGCTACTACACAGTCTCGCGAGTTtctgaaatccatcaagagatacTACAGCAATACCTACACAGATGGTGAAAAGCAAGACGCGATAAACCT ATTTTTAGGTTACTTTCAACCACATGAGGGAAAACCAGCTCTTTGGGAGTTGGACTCAGATTATCATCTTCATGTTTCAGGGATTGGTGATGAACCAGTTCTTGATACAGATAAAAG TTCATCACTTGATACAAACCCCATGGAAGGACCTGGAACTACTCTTGCACCAATTGCAGCATGCAAACAAGACTTCTCTCGGATGAAACTGACTTCATTTGATAAATTGATAGAGAGAACTTGTAGTTTAATAAAGAATGTGAGGCTTTGCAGTGAATCTGATCTGAAAGCAAGCGGCAATGCAGCAAATCCTGGAATGGCACCAGATGCAGC TGAAATACAGCTTAAAAGCCCAAATTGGTTGTTTGGTCAAAGAAAGTATGAAGAAAGCGTACCTGCCAAAAAAGTTACTGTAAGAGAAAATGCAAATGGGGCACCCCAGGATGAGTTATGTTCTTCTGGTTATGGTGAATTAAATTGGCTTTCTTATGCTGGTGACGTGTGCGAGGAGGATATCTTCAAAAG GTATCTAGCATTGACATCTGTTGACGAAACCAACAGTTGGTATGGCGGGACATTGATTTATGATCAAGATGAAAACTGCGAGGTTTACAAGCATTATGCTGAACTTTGTCAG GGCCCGGTCATGGATCCCTTTGAGCATGACCCTGAGAAAGAGAAGCACTATGCTGATGCTTTGCGGATGGGGCTGGACAGTGCAGACGATGCGCTAATAGAAGCCGAGATGGAAGCTGCTCTGAAGGAGTATGACCAGATAGGAGCTGACCTTGGTATTGcctcctcatgcaaagcccttgcCGAGGATCCAAACCGGTTGACTAGATGGATCATTGGGGAAGAGAAGGTGCTGGGGTGGAAGAAGTGA